The proteins below are encoded in one region of Rhododendron vialii isolate Sample 1 chromosome 7a, ASM3025357v1:
- the LOC131333215 gene encoding uncharacterized protein LOC131333215, which translates to MARREWSEDETLLEHLKSLVDGGVWQNENGWFIPASFVVLETQMRASFSQGGITKFHIEAKMKYWKATCFRLQDLLQISGFGWNENENRLAVENEVWNEFVKVN; encoded by the exons atGGCACGTCGGGAGTGGAGCGAGGACGAGACGTTGTTAGAACATCTTAAGAGCCTGGTAGATGGGGGAGTTTGGCAAAATGAGAACGGATGGTTCATACCGGCATCCTTCGTAGTTTTGGAAACTCAAATGCGAGCTTCTTTTTCCCAAGGTGGTATTACAAAATTTCATATCGAGGCAAAAATGAAGTATTGGAAGGCAACTTGTTTCCGACTACAAGACCTGCTTCAGATTTCCGGATTTGgttggaatgaaaatgaaaacagactGGCGGTGGAGAATGAGGTTTGGAATGAATTTGTCAAA GTGAATTGA
- the LOC131333213 gene encoding uncharacterized protein LOC131333213, producing MEGQGTSKSKRTNAKEGQEKQSRRLWTPKEEETLLACMLGTVTEKDTWKAHNGFKSGFYVEIEKGLQKLLPGTTFKAQPNIESKIKYWKEKYGHIADMIRLSGFAWNYETNSIEVDSEDVWKEYEKFNPKVKGMNGKAFSMYES from the exons ATGGAAGGTCAAGGAACTTCCAAATCAAAACGAACCAATGCCAAGGAGGGACAAGAAAAACAATCGCGTAGGCTATGGACTCCTAAGGAAGAGGAGACCCTACTTGCGTGCATGTTGGGCACGGTTACGGAAAAAGATACATGGAAAGCCCATAATGGTTTCAAGTCGGGCTTTTACGTTgaaattgagaaaggcttgcaaAAGCTATTGCCCGGGACCACTTTCAAAGCTCAACCAAACATAGAGTCGAAGATCAAATattggaaggaaaaatatggtCATATTGCCGACATGATACGGCTAAGTGGCTTTGCGTGGAATTATGAAACTAACTCCATTGAGGTGGATTCGGAGGATGTGTGGAAGGAATATGAGAAG TTCAATCCCAAAGTGAAAGGCATGAATGGGAAGGCTTTCTCTATGTATGAGAGTTGA
- the LOC131333212 gene encoding mitochondrial import inner membrane translocase subunit TIM17-2 → MGSTPETSREPCPDRILDDVGGAFGMGAVGGAAFHFLKGIYNSPKGERFIGGTQAVRMNAPRVGGSFAVWGGLFSTFDCTMVYLRQKEDPWNSIIAGAATGGFLQMRQGLGAASRSAAFGGVLLALIEGAGIMLNKVMSAQQNVPMMEEPLPNMPGAPGIPMGQLPGQAPVSIGGLGDGSSSSSSAPPSSSSSWFGGLFGGGKKQETDTSSGSKTQVLESFDTPSPPTFEFK, encoded by the coding sequence ATGGGATCCACCCCCGAGACCTCGCGTGAACCTTGCCCAGACCGTATACTTGATGATGTTGGCGGCGCATTTGGTATGGGTGCTGTTGGAGGTGCAGCCTTCCACTTTCTCAAAGGCATCTACAATTCCCCAAAAGGCGAGCGGTTTATTGGAGGCACCCAAGCGGTGCGCATGAATGCGCCTCGCGTAGGCGGCAGTTTTGCCGTCTGGGGCGGTCTTTTCTCCACGTTTGACTGCACCATGGTCTATCTCCGCCAGAAGGAGGATCCTTGGAACTCAATCATCGCTGGTGCCGCCACCGGAGGTTTCCTTCAGATGCGTCAGGGTTTGGGTGCCGCCTCAAGATCGGCTGCTTTTGGTGGGGTGTTGCTTGCTTTGATTGAAGGAGCTGGGATCATGTTGAATAAAGTAATGAGCGCACAACAGAATGTCCCAATGATGGAGGAGCCACTCCCTAATATGCCAGGTGCGCCTGGAATACCAATGGGACAATTGCCTGGTCAAGCTCCAGTTTCCATTGGGGGTTTGGGAGATGGATCTTCGTCATCTTCGTCCGCACCaccttcttcctcttcatcatGGTTTGGTGGGCTTTTTGGTGGTGGGAAGAAGCAGGAAACAGATACGAGCAGTGGAAGCAAGACACAGGTCTTGGAGAGCTTTGATACTCCAAGCCCTCCGACATTCGAGTTCAAGTGA